The sequence CCAAAAACCAAAACAGCCGACAGCACCCGGGTTCCCGGGGCTATCTCCAACTGCACCTTGTCTCCGATGGAGAGGTCCAGCTCGGTCTCCATGTCAAAAACGGCGGGAGTGTTCCGGCCAAAGCACATGCCCCGCAGCGAGCAGGATTTGCAGCCCGCGCCGCGCACCAGTTCCACCCTGACGCGGTTTCCCTTCACTTCCACCACAGTGCCAATATCTGTCTGTTGCTGTTCTTCCATATGAACCTCAGCGGGTTTTGGGAAATGCCAGATCTGCGATCCGGGCGATGATGTTTGTGGTGGAAAGCCCCGCCCTGAAAGGCAGGCTGAGCACTTCGCCCCCTGAGGCAAGCACGATGTCCGAGCCGACGATATCAGAAGCTGTCCAGTCACCGCCTTTCACCAAA comes from Candidatus Syntrophosphaera sp. and encodes:
- a CDS encoding SoxR reducing system RseC family protein is translated as MEEQQQTDIGTVVEVKGNRVRVELVRGAGCKSCSLRGMCFGRNTPAVFDMETELDLSIGDKVQLEIAPGTRVLSAVLVFGLPLAFLFAAFMLARAWLSELASIGIAFAATAISFFIIRYIDRQIGGKLQVRIGGKL